The window AGGGCAGCATGTCCGAGTACGTCGCCGACGCCGTGGCGGCCCTGGAGGAGTTCGACGTCGAGTACGAGACGACGCCCATGGGCACCATCATCGAAGCAGAGGAGAGCCGGGCGCTGTTCGACGCCGCCCACGCCGCCCACGAGGCCGTCGACCACGACCGCGTGGAGACGTTCCTCAAGATCGACGACAAGCGCACGGTCGACCAGCGCGCCGCGGACAAGGTCGACGCCGTCGAGGAGCACCTGGGTCGGCCAGCGCGCAGCGACGGCGAGTAACTGCTCGGGGTGGAGTCCACAGCAGATGGCAACCACCAGAACGGCCCGAGAGGGGGAGCTGGACGAGCTGCTGACGCTGTACCGGATGCTCAATCCAGACGACCCGGAACTGGCTCCCGACGACGTCGCGGACCAGTGGGAGGAAATGCTGGCCGACGACAACCTCGACATCGTCGTCGTGGAGGAAGACGACACGCTGGTCGCGTCCTGCGTCCTCTCGGTGACGCCGAACCTGACCAGGGGAGCCCGTCCGTTCGCCCTGATCGAGAACGTCGTCACCCGCGAGGACTACCGGGGGAACGGGTTCGGAAAGCAGTGCGTGCGGGCCGCGGTCGATATGGCCGAGCAGCGAGGGTGCTACAAGGTGATGCTGCTGACGGGCGCCGAGGCGGAGTGGAAGCGCTCCTTCTACGAGGACTGCGGCTTCGACCGGGCGGCGAAGACGGGGTTCGTCCGTGACCTGCGATAGCGGGGTGGCAGCCTCAGACCACGTCGCCCTTGCCACGGCCCGAGGGGTTCCGGTCGAGGGTCGGGACCTCGCCGGTCTCGACGAGGCTCTTGAACCGATCGAGCGCCGTGCCGAGGAGCGATTCCGGGACGACACCCATCCGGGAGAGGACCCGCTGTCCAACGGGACCGCCCGGCGGATCGAACCGAACCTGGAGGCGGACCTCGGTGCCCCGACCCCCGGAGGCCGGCTGGGTGCGAACGGACCCCTCCATGGGGAGCGAGGAGTCGGGGACGGACTCCCAGCGGAGCAGTTCGTCCGGCCGCTCCTCGACGACGCGCGTCTCCCAGGAGATCCGGTGCCCGGTCGGGGCGGAGACGGTCCAGTGCAGGCGCTCGTCGCCGCGGGACTCGACGTCGACGGCGTCGCTGAGTATCCGGTCGAGCCGGTCAGAGTCCCGCCAGTACTCGAGCAGGTCCGCCGCGTCGCCCTGGACGGTGACCGACCGGTCGATCGTCACCGCGTCGGACGAGGCTCCGGGGCCGGCGTGCTGGGTGCCCGACCCGACCGCCGAGAGCAGCGAGTCGAACGGGCGGCCCTCGCCGTTGATCCCGCTGTAGAGCGCGGCCAGGCCGGCGGCGGTCAGCGCCATCCCGCGCAGCGACCAGCGCCTGAGGCCCATGACGAACAGCGCTCCCCCGGCGATCGACGCGAGCGCCCGTGCCTGCGTCGTCTTGTCGGTGCGTCCGCCCCGCGAACCGGAGCGGGAGCGGCGCTCGGCCGGCGGCGGCTCCGAGTCGGACGTGGCGTCCTGTCGGGGTGCACTCATCGGCGTCGATCGATCGACGGGGACGACCTGTGTGCGGTACGGTGTAGCATGGGACGTCGGTATGGAGAGTCGGAATCCGAAAAGAGCCTCGGCCTGCACTCGCAGGGCCGTCGCCCCCGCTACTGCGACGAGAGACCGGTGAAATCCGATACTGCGACGGGAGACCGGTGAAATTTTGTGCCGGGCTACCGACGCCCGTGCATGGCCGGACCGACGCTGCTGGAGTTCGTCTTCGGGGTCGTCGCCCTCGTTCTCGGCGTGCTGTGGGTGGCGTACCCGATGAAGATGATACGCCTCCAGGCGAAGATATCGTACGTCGGCGACCCCGATCCCGGTGGGGCGCGGTCCGACCGCCAGCGGCGGATCGGTCGCATCGGCGGCGTCGTGCTCGCTGCCTGCGGCGCCGCGCTGGCGGCCGGGCTGTTCTAGAGGTCGCGTCGCCCCGCTTGCCGCTCTGGAGCCGGGCCGGGGTGGAGCCGGGCCGGCGTGGAGTCGGGGCCGCAGTGACGGTGGGTATAAACCGCAGGGCGGCCCATCCGGGGACATGGAGAGTCTCAACCGGATGGCCACGGAGCTCGTCGACGAGGCCGTCGACTTCGCCGACGAGCTGACCCTCGAGGTCCACGAGCTGGCCGGCGACGCCGCCGTCATCGACTTCGGCGTCGACGTGCCCGGGGCCGTCGAGGCCGGGCTGTTGCTCGCGGAGATCCAGACCGCGGGGCTGGCGTCGGTCCAGACCCGCGTCGACGAGGTCGACGGCGCGCCGCTGACCCACGTCGAACTGTCCACCGACCACCCCGCCCTCGGGCTGCTCTGCTCGGCGAAGGGCGGCTGGGAGCTGAGCGTCGACGGGTTCGAGGGCCTGGGCAGCGGCCCGGCGAGAGCGCTCGTCGCCGAGGAGGACGTGTTCGCGCGCGTGGGCTACCGCGACGCCGCCGACTTCGCCGTCCTGGCGATCGAGAGCGACGAATTGCCGGACCAGACGGTCGCAGAGCACGTCGCCGAGATGACCGGCGTCCCCGAGACCGCGGTCTTCCTGCCCACCTACGCGAGCGCGAGCGTCACGGGCAGCGTCGTCGCGGCGGCCCGCGCGGCAGAGCTGGCGACCTTCCGGCTGACGGAGCTGGGCTACGACCCCGTCGAGATCCTCTCGGCCCACGGGGCCGCGCCCGTCGCGCCCGTCGCGGGCGACGAGGAGACCGCCATCGCGCGGACCACCGACGCGCTGGCCTACGGCGGGCAGGTCCACCTCACCGTCGAGGAGGAGTTCGACCGCTTCGACGAGGTGGCCTCGACCGCCGCCGAGGAGTACGGCGCGCCGCTGAGTTCGGCCTTCGAAGACGCCGACTGGGACTTCTCGGAGGTCCCCGTCGAGGTGTTCGCGCCCGCGCAGGTGACCGTCGACGTCGTCGGCGGCCCGACCCACGTCGTCGGCGACGTCCACGAGGGCGTCCTGGCCGAGAGCTTCGGGCTGTGAGCGGCAGGAGGCTGACAGTGTGGCTATGAGATACAAGGTCGTCCCCGAGCCGCGGTCGGTCGCGTTCCTCCGCGAGGCCGCGGAGACCCTGCCGCTGGTCCCGGGCAGCGTCGAGGACTGCTGCTCGCGGATCCGCGACGAGACGGCCGTCCTGTCGCGGGACCGCGCGCGCGAGTACCTGACGCTGCTGGAGGCGCTGGGCCTCGCCGAGGAGACCGATCGGGGGTACCGCCGTCTGCGGGACCAGCCCGGTGATGGGGTCCTCGCCGAGCGGTTCCGGGAGCGCGTGTTCGGGGTCCGGGAGCTGCTCGCGGCGCTCGACAGCCAGGGGGAGCTCGACGTCGACGGCGCCTTCGACGTGCTGGCCGACGAGGTGCCCCGCTGGGAGCGCGACCGGCGCGAGGACTGGGAAGAGGAGTGGCGCGAGCGGATCCGGCGGCTGCTCGAGTGGTGCGTCGCCTTCGGGCTGGCCGAGCGGGACGGCGACGAATATCACCCGTCCAGTTAAGCCGGTTCCCGGCCCATTGGTGCCCATGAGCGAACCGGGAACGACCGGCGCGAACACGGGGCCGAGCGGCACTGGCGGTCCGGTCGAGGCTGTCCTGTTCGACCTCGACGACACCATCTGCAAGTACCGGCGGAGTATCGATGAACTGGTCGAGCACTCCTTCGACGCGGTTGGGGTCGAGCCGTTCTTCACGGCCGCGGAGTACAGGGAACGGTTCGGCGAGTACGTCCACGAGTACGACGACGTCGACGAGATCCGTGAGCGGAGTTTCGTCTCGCTGGCTGAGGAAGCCGGTCGGGGTCCGGATCTGGCCCGCGAGATGGCGGCCGCGTACGCCGCGGAGCGCCGCGACCAGGCCGACGTAGAGTTCCTGCCCGGGGCCAGGGAGGCCGTCGAGACGCTGTGCGAGCGATATCGGGCGGGCCTCGTCACGAACGGCGCCCCGGATATGCAGTCCGAGAAACTTCGGAGCCTGGGCATCGAGGGCCACTTCGAGACGGTCGTCCACGCCGGCCACGAGACGCCCGCCAAGCCCGACCCCGAGCCGTTCGAGGCGGCGATGGAGGCGCTCGGGGTGTCCGCCGAGCGGGCCGTCAAGGTCGGCAACTCCCTGTCGACCGACGTCGCGGGCGCGCACGCGGCCGGCGTGCGCTCGGTGTGGCTGGAACAGGACGGCGTAGAGGTGGTCGACCCCGAGCCCCACTACCGAATCACGCGGATGGACGAGTTACTGGACGAGCCCTGGGCCTGACGCCGGAGGTCGGCTGTAACGGTCAGAAAGACCGGACGGTCGCGTTCAAACCGTGTTCTCGACTGCGTTCGTCCGCGTTCCGGTGTCGGCGTCCTCGTCGCCCCGTAGCTCCGCGAGCGTGCCGTCGGCCCGCCAGGCCTCGACGACCTGTTCGAGTCCCTCGCGGTAGGTGGGATAGTCGGGTTCCCAGCCGACGTCGGCGCGAAATTTCTCGCTGCTGGTGGGCATCGGACTCGTCATGAACCGCACGGCGTCCTTCCCGGCGAAGGGGCGGGCGAGCCACCAGGGGACGCGGCTCGGCTCGGGCGCGTCGAGCAGGTATGCGAAGGTCCGGAGGTAGTCCGCGACGGTGACCGGTTCGTCGTCTACGACGTGGTACAGTCCCGTGACGCCGGCGTCGACCGCGGCGGCGACCGCGCAGCCGGCGTCGTCGACGTGCAGCATGGAGAGTTCGGCGTCTTTCCGGCCGAGGATGCCGCCGCCGACGATCGGCAGGTCGCCGGAGCGGAGGTTCTCGGCGAACGACCGGGTCGTGTGATCGTCCGGACCGTAGAAGAACCCGGTCCTGAGGATCAGCGGGTCGAAGCCGTGGTCGGCCGCGGCATCGGCGAGGAAGTCCTCGACCTCCGCCGCTGACCGCGTGGCGCGGTCGGGGTGCCGTTCGGCCGTCTCGTCGAAGCACGAGCCGTCGGGCTGGCGGGCCACCCAGACGACGCTGGGGAAGACGAACCGGTCGACGTCGTCGCCGAGGGCGGCGACGAGGTTCCGCGCGCCCTCCCGGCGGACCTCGTCGTTGCGCTCCCAGTACTCGGCGGTCGTCCGCTCGGCCGGCGGCAATCTCGTGGCCGCGTGGATCACGGCGTCGACGGCCTCGCCGCTCCGGTCGCCGGCGGCGTCGGCGGCCGAGCGGAGGCCGTCCTGATCGAGGACGTCGCCCCTGACCGGGACGCCGCCGGAGTCACGGACGGCCGCGTCGCCGTCCGCGTCTCTGCTCAGTCCGACGACCGTGCGGTTCCTGTCGGTGAGTTCGTCGACGATTCGGCGTCCGAACACGCCGGTGGCGCCCGTGACGAAGACGGTCATGACGGGCGACGGTTCGCGCGGTGCGGAGGAGTGCCTGCTGCCGGAGTGGCGCGGGGCGTTTAAGTCGTCGGCCCCGGAGAGCGGACCTATGAAACACGTCCGGCTGCGGCTCAGCGCGGGCGGTCGGGAGGCCGAGGTCCACCCGATGTACGGCGTGGTCGCCAACGCCGAGTTCGTGGGCTACGCGACGGCGCTCAACTGGAACTACACGGGCGAGGAGCTGGGCATCCTCCACTACGTCGAGGGCGACGCCGACCGCTTCGAGGCCGCGATGCGCTCCATCCCGGAGGTGCTGGCGTACGACCTGCACCGGGCCGACGAGGGATCGTTCTACGTCTACATCCGGGACGCGACGACGGAGTCCGTGCGCGCGCTGTTCGGCGTCGTCGACCGGAGCAGCCTCGTGACGATTCCGCCCATCGAGTACCACCCGGACGGCCCGGTGACGTTCTCGGTGTTCGGTCCGGGCGACCAGATCCAGGCCGCCATCGAGAGCGTCCCGGACCCGGTCGACGTGACGGTCGAGGAGATCACGGGGTTGCAAGCGATTCCGCACACAGTCCCGTCGGCGCTGAGCGACCGCCAGTGCGAAGCGGTCGAAGCCGCTCTGGAAGTGGGGTACTACGAGATCCCGCGTCGGGGCAGCCAGGCCGACGTGGCCGAGCGACTCAGGTGTGCGCCGTCGACGGCCGCGGAACACCTGCGGAAGGCGGAGTCGCGGGTGCTACACGCCCTGTTCGGATGAGTGTGAGACGGTGTAACGAAGCACTCGAAATCTACTCTCTGTCCCGGAGAGAAACCGACAGATGTCGCCGGAAAGCACTCGAAATCCACTCTGTGGCCCCGGCAAACAGGAGATCGGGATACGCAGACGGCCGGCGTTCGGGTGGACGGGGGAGGGAGAGAGGACGTTTCGAGTGCTTGGCGCGTGAAGGGCGGGTGCCTGAGAGTGAAAGCCGACTCGAGGGACAGCCGGAGGGGGAGGGAGAGAGGGCGTTTCGAGTGCTCACCGAGAGAGAAAGAGGGGGTGACAGGAAGAGCGAGGGCGGAAAAGTGGCGAAGAAAGCGGACCAAGAGAGATAGGGGAGGAGAAAACGGACCGGGGGAGGGAGAGTACGTTTCGGATGCTAGAGGAAGAGTCAGAGGAGATAGAGAGAGAGGACGTTTCGAGTGCTCGGC of the Halomicrobium salinisoli genome contains:
- a CDS encoding SRPBCC family protein is translated as MSAPRQDATSDSEPPPAERRSRSGSRGGRTDKTTQARALASIAGGALFVMGLRRWSLRGMALTAAGLAALYSGINGEGRPFDSLLSAVGSGTQHAGPGASSDAVTIDRSVTVQGDAADLLEYWRDSDRLDRILSDAVDVESRGDERLHWTVSAPTGHRISWETRVVEERPDELLRWESVPDSSLPMEGSVRTQPASGGRGTEVRLQVRFDPPGGPVGQRVLSRMGVVPESLLGTALDRFKSLVETGEVPTLDRNPSGRGKGDVV
- a CDS encoding HAD family hydrolase, which produces MSEPGTTGANTGPSGTGGPVEAVLFDLDDTICKYRRSIDELVEHSFDAVGVEPFFTAAEYRERFGEYVHEYDDVDEIRERSFVSLAEEAGRGPDLAREMAAAYAAERRDQADVEFLPGAREAVETLCERYRAGLVTNGAPDMQSEKLRSLGIEGHFETVVHAGHETPAKPDPEPFEAAMEALGVSAERAVKVGNSLSTDVAGAHAAGVRSVWLEQDGVEVVDPEPHYRITRMDELLDEPWA
- a CDS encoding MTH1187 family thiamine-binding protein; protein product: MTCIGFLSVAPVVEGSMSEYVADAVAALEEFDVEYETTPMGTIIEAEESRALFDAAHAAHEAVDHDRVETFLKIDDKRTVDQRAADKVDAVEEHLGRPARSDGE
- a CDS encoding helix-turn-helix domain-containing protein, yielding MKHVRLRLSAGGREAEVHPMYGVVANAEFVGYATALNWNYTGEELGILHYVEGDADRFEAAMRSIPEVLAYDLHRADEGSFYVYIRDATTESVRALFGVVDRSSLVTIPPIEYHPDGPVTFSVFGPGDQIQAAIESVPDPVDVTVEEITGLQAIPHTVPSALSDRQCEAVEAALEVGYYEIPRRGSQADVAERLRCAPSTAAEHLRKAESRVLHALFG
- a CDS encoding NAD-dependent epimerase/dehydratase family protein, yielding MTVFVTGATGVFGRRIVDELTDRNRTVVGLSRDADGDAAVRDSGGVPVRGDVLDQDGLRSAADAAGDRSGEAVDAVIHAATRLPPAERTTAEYWERNDEVRREGARNLVAALGDDVDRFVFPSVVWVARQPDGSCFDETAERHPDRATRSAAEVEDFLADAAADHGFDPLILRTGFFYGPDDHTTRSFAENLRSGDLPIVGGGILGRKDAELSMLHVDDAGCAVAAAVDAGVTGLYHVVDDEPVTVADYLRTFAYLLDAPEPSRVPWWLARPFAGKDAVRFMTSPMPTSSEKFRADVGWEPDYPTYREGLEQVVEAWRADGTLAELRGDEDADTGTRTNAVENTV
- the mch gene encoding methenyltetrahydromethanopterin cyclohydrolase encodes the protein MESLNRMATELVDEAVDFADELTLEVHELAGDAAVIDFGVDVPGAVEAGLLLAEIQTAGLASVQTRVDEVDGAPLTHVELSTDHPALGLLCSAKGGWELSVDGFEGLGSGPARALVAEEDVFARVGYRDAADFAVLAIESDELPDQTVAEHVAEMTGVPETAVFLPTYASASVTGSVVAAARAAELATFRLTELGYDPVEILSAHGAAPVAPVAGDEETAIARTTDALAYGGQVHLTVEEEFDRFDEVASTAAEEYGAPLSSAFEDADWDFSEVPVEVFAPAQVTVDVVGGPTHVVGDVHEGVLAESFGL
- a CDS encoding GNAT family N-acetyltransferase, producing the protein MATTRTAREGELDELLTLYRMLNPDDPELAPDDVADQWEEMLADDNLDIVVVEEDDTLVASCVLSVTPNLTRGARPFALIENVVTREDYRGNGFGKQCVRAAVDMAEQRGCYKVMLLTGAEAEWKRSFYEDCGFDRAAKTGFVRDLR